One window from the genome of Desulforamulus ruminis DSM 2154 encodes:
- a CDS encoding stalk domain-containing protein, which produces MKKLGVGFLTGCLALALATGALAEQKEQVNVYENNNLVRSVVFIEGRSEYFVDGNTPGVKMDAAPYISQDRTFVPVRFLGNALGVTNENIFWDTETSKAKLVLGSRSAELTIGKKELLAGSQATTMDVAPELKNARTYLPARFVAEALGYQVDFIDGLVVCYPEGTEKPDVSAMKQYLQEQQPQQGETYDLNGYTVPVKPKTEILIEDSPRSNIEMAITIIIPNRDVAKQCDEAEQILASKLGNDFAKQVVDVARTKTAQLVQLDKKFTGPNGETVRVISSYSGTRTSITIWSKGA; this is translated from the coding sequence TTGAAAAAACTTGGAGTTGGGTTTTTGACCGGCTGCTTGGCCCTGGCCCTGGCCACCGGCGCTTTGGCCGAGCAGAAAGAACAGGTCAACGTGTATGAAAATAATAACCTGGTGAGAAGCGTGGTCTTCATCGAAGGCCGGAGTGAATACTTTGTGGATGGGAACACTCCCGGAGTGAAAATGGATGCAGCGCCGTACATCAGCCAGGACAGGACCTTCGTACCGGTACGCTTCCTGGGCAACGCCCTGGGTGTCACCAATGAAAACATTTTTTGGGATACGGAGACCAGCAAGGCAAAGCTGGTGCTGGGCAGCCGGTCCGCCGAGCTGACCATCGGAAAGAAAGAACTGCTGGCCGGCAGCCAGGCCACGACCATGGATGTGGCGCCGGAACTGAAAAACGCCCGCACTTATCTGCCGGCGCGTTTTGTGGCGGAGGCCCTGGGCTATCAGGTGGACTTCATTGACGGTTTGGTGGTCTGTTATCCGGAAGGAACGGAGAAGCCGGATGTCTCGGCAATGAAGCAGTATCTGCAGGAGCAGCAGCCGCAGCAAGGAGAGACTTACGACCTGAACGGGTATACGGTGCCGGTAAAGCCGAAGACGGAGATTTTGATTGAGGATAGTCCTCGTAGCAATATTGAGATGGCTATTACTATTATTATCCCCAACCGTGATGTGGCGAAACAATGTGATGAGGCAGAGCAAATCTTAGCTAGTAAACTGGGTAATGATTTCGCCAAACAGGTAGTGGATGTGGCAAGGACAAAGACAGCACAATTAGTACAGCTGGATAAAAAATTTACTGGTCCCAACGGTGAAACGGTAAGGGTTATTTCTAGCTATAGTGGTACTCGGACCAGCATCACTATTTGGAGTAAGGGGGCGTAA
- the cpaB gene encoding Flp pilus assembly protein CpaB, which yields MNLFKKQSTSTYLLILTILAALSAGFLGVQTMKKYTNALPVVVAKTEIPPYTPITQEMLTVENRPEITVKKGMFANPQAVIGKVAKTSIPEGFPVSSAFFAIEGPGSLVTTKISEFKDPRLRGTPVRVDAINSLNGMIVPGDRVDVIGSMKLPIGGIQQPVSQIIGICIPVISIIGDPANPSGVSLALTPQQAQDAAFAETAGQIKLIVNPYQPDINAAKTTPTTPESFVNKYLLSSPNNPNNLSTENTEVIP from the coding sequence TTGAACCTATTTAAAAAGCAGAGTACAAGTACGTACCTGTTGATCTTAACCATTTTAGCTGCTCTGTCAGCGGGTTTCTTGGGAGTACAGACCATGAAGAAATACACCAATGCACTTCCGGTAGTTGTGGCTAAAACAGAAATACCGCCCTATACTCCCATCACCCAGGAGATGCTGACGGTAGAAAACCGGCCAGAAATTACTGTCAAAAAGGGCATGTTTGCCAACCCCCAGGCCGTTATTGGAAAAGTTGCTAAGACTTCGATTCCGGAAGGATTTCCGGTAAGTAGTGCGTTTTTTGCCATAGAGGGACCGGGAAGTTTAGTTACAACAAAAATATCCGAGTTTAAAGATCCCAGGTTAAGGGGTACGCCGGTAAGGGTTGATGCAATCAATTCATTGAATGGAATGATTGTCCCGGGGGACCGGGTCGATGTAATTGGAAGCATGAAATTACCGATTGGCGGCATCCAGCAGCCCGTAAGTCAAATTATCGGTATCTGCATACCGGTAATATCCATTATCGGTGATCCTGCTAATCCATCCGGTGTTTCACTTGCTCTAACCCCACAACAGGCCCAGGACGCCGCCTTTGCGGAAACTGCCGGACAGATAAAACTAATTGTCAACCCCTATCAGCCAGATATTAACGCAGCAAAAACGACGCCTACAACGCCGGAATCCTTTGTGAATAAATATTTACTTTCCTCCCCCAATAACCCCAATAATTTGAGTACCGAAAATACGGAGGTGATCCCATAA
- a CDS encoding Tad domain-containing protein — protein sequence MLKFIREEKGIISAYFGVLLLVFLLFSALGLDYGNAFVLKHQLQSACDAASLAGASAVSAKLITDGMGNVTGEKLVLDPVIAEARATDIWAQNVASLKFTAKGVTIVDTSNHLTLDSDGDGYLDTYRWGVTATVPSILAGPLTGMGNEISVTRVADSKVREP from the coding sequence TTGCTGAAATTCATTCGGGAAGAAAAAGGGATCATATCGGCCTACTTCGGTGTTCTCTTGCTTGTTTTTCTGCTTTTTAGTGCACTGGGCTTAGACTATGGCAATGCCTTTGTCCTAAAGCACCAGTTACAAAGCGCCTGTGACGCCGCATCTTTAGCGGGAGCTTCAGCGGTATCGGCCAAATTAATCACCGATGGAATGGGCAATGTCACCGGAGAAAAACTGGTTCTTGATCCGGTGATCGCAGAGGCCAGAGCCACCGACATCTGGGCCCAGAATGTGGCAAGCTTAAAATTTACCGCAAAGGGGGTGACCATAGTCGATACATCAAACCACCTTACCCTTGACAGCGATGGGGACGGTTACCTGGATACCTACCGTTGGGGAGTGACAGCCACGGTCCCGAGCATATTGGCCGGTCCTTTAACCGGGATGGGAAATGAAATAAGCGTTACAAGAGTGGCGGACAGCAAGGTAAGAGAACCGTAA
- a CDS encoding Athe_2463 domain-containing protein, whose protein sequence is MRKIMTLFLIILFVFSMAGFASAEPANITEALATANDDLRAKNDNGNYFFAQNEQGKPINEGLWLKSKLFSYGNPQEASPGANDYDKNTNQYRYHGYTMNGEKYTNTFFRNDTTEIVDVNSANWIPFPWEKDNVQNFVTNTMKEPSLDPKNPFNNDPDLLESINRGFENLKDYNPYIKFERTGKQWQEYVHVLQPPTEYTFGMGRLFRLVGVQMRYLTIPLPPLSLLKTEIPDFSVSLEVDRFKNVEPGDKITSTVTYTLNPDHPQPEKAWLRLHHVVSGVEYPITLEPLEPQDTPDPDGFLTFQPGESKTYRYTFTVQDQPSKILARINPVDIDQDQDWSNNRDEAWITTDNLWVEIIDYTKEAQIGGTASVKARIHNDTGELLTTRLVWKVNGVIMKDISNYDLIGSLDDTLTFTMPGDAAIVTVEINPDRDRPSDERSYDDNRDSCTVNPLAVVIPPDKESSSLKISISAPSKVDAFKQWSYTITVTTDYPPPPPPADGEKDPPPPPTITMNMSASGQTADTSVGYQYWNNGYQKIDPVKKTDQKVFSAGWGKNPHTFKYTYPATGLWGKPVTVTIKADATSSKGQSARDSATVTINPWPIPNQELQLTY, encoded by the coding sequence ATGCGTAAAATTATGACCCTATTTCTAATCATATTATTTGTATTTAGTATGGCCGGTTTTGCAAGTGCAGAACCGGCCAATATTACAGAGGCTCTGGCAACAGCAAATGATGACTTAAGGGCAAAAAATGATAATGGGAACTATTTTTTTGCCCAAAACGAGCAAGGTAAACCCATAAACGAGGGACTTTGGTTAAAAAGCAAGTTGTTTAGCTACGGTAATCCTCAAGAGGCTTCACCAGGGGCAAATGACTATGACAAAAATACTAACCAATACCGTTATCATGGTTATACAATGAACGGTGAAAAATATACGAATACCTTTTTCAGAAACGACACTACTGAGATTGTGGATGTCAATAGTGCTAATTGGATTCCGTTTCCCTGGGAAAAAGATAATGTACAAAATTTTGTTACTAACACAATGAAAGAACCGTCATTAGATCCTAAAAACCCCTTCAACAACGACCCGGATTTGTTAGAATCCATTAACCGGGGCTTTGAAAACCTAAAGGACTACAACCCCTACATCAAATTTGAACGAACCGGAAAACAATGGCAAGAATATGTGCACGTACTGCAGCCGCCCACTGAATATACATTCGGAATGGGACGGCTGTTTCGTTTGGTGGGAGTCCAGATGCGCTACCTGACCATTCCATTGCCCCCATTATCCTTATTAAAAACCGAAATACCTGACTTTTCCGTCAGCCTGGAAGTGGACCGGTTCAAAAATGTTGAACCGGGAGACAAAATCACCTCCACCGTGACCTATACCCTCAACCCGGACCATCCCCAGCCGGAAAAAGCCTGGCTGCGGCTGCATCATGTGGTCAGCGGGGTCGAATACCCCATCACCCTGGAACCACTTGAACCGCAAGACACCCCGGACCCGGATGGATTTCTCACCTTTCAGCCCGGGGAAAGCAAAACCTACCGGTATACCTTCACCGTACAGGATCAGCCGAGCAAAATCCTGGCCCGCATCAACCCGGTAGATATTGATCAAGACCAAGACTGGTCCAACAACCGGGACGAAGCCTGGATAACCACGGACAACCTTTGGGTGGAGATCATCGACTACACCAAAGAAGCCCAGATTGGCGGGACCGCCTCGGTGAAGGCAAGAATCCATAACGATACCGGGGAACTGCTCACCACCCGCCTGGTGTGGAAAGTCAACGGCGTGATCATGAAAGATATTTCCAACTATGACCTGATCGGATCCCTGGATGACACCCTGACCTTTACCATGCCGGGTGATGCAGCCATCGTAACCGTAGAAATCAACCCGGACCGGGATAGACCCTCCGACGAACGGAGCTACGACGATAACCGGGACAGTTGTACCGTCAACCCCCTGGCGGTGGTCATTCCCCCGGATAAAGAGTCATCCAGCCTAAAGATAAGTATCAGTGCACCGTCTAAAGTGGATGCATTTAAACAATGGTCCTATACCATCACCGTGACCACCGACTACCCGCCCCCGCCGCCGCCTGCCGATGGCGAAAAAGACCCGCCGCCACCGCCCACCATCACCATGAACATGAGCGCAAGCGGCCAAACGGCCGATACAAGCGTGGGCTACCAGTATTGGAATAACGGCTACCAGAAGATCGACCCGGTAAAAAAGACCGATCAAAAAGTCTTCAGTGCGGGGTGGGGAAAAAACCCCCACACCTTTAAATACACCTATCCAGCCACGGGATTATGGGGAAAACCGGTGACCGTGACAATCAAGGCCGACGCCACCAGCAGCAAGGGCCAAAGCGCCAGGGACTCCGCCACGGTTACCATTAACCCCTGGCCCATACCGAATCAAGAGCTTCAGTTAACTTATTAA